A region from the Actinoplanes sp. OR16 genome encodes:
- a CDS encoding ABC transporter ATP-binding protein, with the protein MSPLLATEGLTVHYGGVRANTGIGITADAGEVVGLIGPNGAGKTTFVDAVTGFTPAQGVVTVAGRRIDRLAPHDRRRAGLARTWQAGELFMDLTVRQNIAVAAGRRPLRNLWDDLAGRRGRGHDAQDVLRMFDLESVADRKPGELSLGRQKIVGVARALAGEVRVILLDEPAAGLDTEESAEFGRHVRAIAASGLAVLLIDHDMTLVAGICDRVYVLDYGVVIADGTPSDVLADPAVRTAYLGSELVP; encoded by the coding sequence GTGAGCCCGCTGCTGGCCACCGAAGGACTGACCGTCCACTACGGCGGCGTCCGGGCCAACACCGGCATCGGCATCACCGCCGACGCCGGGGAGGTCGTCGGGCTGATCGGACCCAACGGCGCCGGCAAGACCACGTTCGTCGACGCCGTCACCGGGTTCACCCCGGCACAGGGCGTCGTCACGGTGGCCGGCAGGCGGATCGACCGGCTCGCACCGCACGATCGGCGGCGGGCCGGGCTGGCCCGCACCTGGCAGGCCGGGGAACTGTTCATGGACCTGACCGTGCGGCAGAACATCGCCGTCGCGGCGGGCCGCCGGCCCCTGCGCAACCTCTGGGACGACCTCGCCGGACGGCGCGGTCGCGGGCACGATGCTCAGGACGTACTCCGCATGTTCGATCTTGAATCGGTGGCCGATCGCAAGCCCGGCGAACTCAGTCTCGGCCGGCAGAAGATCGTCGGGGTGGCGCGGGCGCTGGCCGGAGAGGTGCGCGTGATCCTGCTCGACGAGCCGGCCGCCGGGCTGGACACCGAGGAGAGCGCCGAGTTCGGGCGGCACGTGCGGGCGATCGCCGCATCGGGCCTGGCGGTGCTGCTGATCGACCACGACATGACGCTGGTCGCGGGCATCTGCGATCGGGTGTACGTGCTGGACTACGGCGTCGTCATCGCCGACGGGACACCCTCCGACGTGCTGGCCGATCCGGCGGTGCGGACGGCGTACCTGGGATCGGAGCTCGTGCCGTGA
- a CDS encoding ABC transporter ATP-binding protein — protein sequence MSDVLTLTGITAGYAGIPAVRDLDLSVASGEIVAMLGPNGAGKTTTLLTAAGVITPMSGVVTAFGKPLHRRLEQNARAGLVLVPDTRGVFHTLSVRENLALAGGDPGEALDLFPALKGLMSRRCGRLSGGEQQMLAIAKALVRRPRVLLIDEMSMGLAPVAVQALLPSIRALADRLGVGVLLVEQHIDLALSIADRAVVLHHGRVSLTGPAAELRADRHAVADAYFGG from the coding sequence GTGAGCGATGTGCTGACCCTGACCGGCATCACCGCCGGCTATGCGGGCATCCCGGCCGTCCGCGACCTGGACCTGAGCGTCGCCTCCGGAGAGATCGTCGCCATGCTCGGGCCGAACGGCGCCGGCAAGACCACCACCCTGCTCACGGCGGCAGGCGTCATCACACCGATGTCCGGCGTCGTCACCGCGTTCGGCAAACCCCTGCACAGACGCCTGGAGCAGAACGCGCGCGCCGGTCTCGTCCTGGTTCCGGACACGAGAGGCGTCTTCCACACCCTTTCGGTACGGGAGAACCTCGCCTTGGCCGGAGGCGACCCGGGCGAGGCACTCGACCTGTTCCCGGCGCTGAAGGGTCTGATGTCCCGCCGATGCGGCCGGCTCTCCGGCGGCGAACAGCAGATGCTCGCCATCGCCAAAGCCCTGGTCCGCCGCCCGCGGGTCCTGCTGATCGACGAGATGAGCATGGGTCTGGCCCCGGTCGCGGTCCAGGCCCTGCTGCCCAGCATCCGTGCGCTCGCCGACCGCCTCGGCGTCGGCGTGCTCCTCGTCGAACAGCACATCGACCTGGCCCTGTCGATCGCCGACCGGGCCGTCGTGCTGCACCACGGGCGGGTTTCACTGACCGGTCCGGCGGCTGAGCTACGCGCCGACCGGCACGCTGTCGCCGACGCCTATTTCGGCGGTTGA
- a CDS encoding class I SAM-dependent methyltransferase: MDEATAKARRVWDKTAPTYDRQIAFLERHWFAGGREWIGARATGRILDVGVGTGRNLPHYPIEASVTGIDLSPAMLAVARQRATRPVELREGDATRLPFADASFDTVVCALALCAIPDPRAAIAEAGRVLAPGGRLLLLDHIGSSVPPLRAAQWLFEQITIRTAGEHMTRRQLPLVEAAGFTIVEVERLKAGTIERIHARSR, encoded by the coding sequence GTGGACGAGGCGACGGCCAAGGCACGCCGAGTGTGGGACAAGACAGCGCCCACCTATGACCGGCAGATCGCGTTCCTGGAGCGGCACTGGTTCGCCGGCGGCCGGGAGTGGATCGGCGCCCGGGCGACCGGACGGATCCTCGACGTCGGCGTGGGCACCGGGCGCAACCTGCCGCACTACCCGATCGAGGCGTCCGTCACCGGTATCGACCTGAGCCCCGCGATGCTCGCCGTGGCCCGGCAGCGGGCGACCAGGCCGGTCGAGCTGCGCGAGGGCGACGCCACCCGGCTGCCGTTCGCGGACGCCTCGTTCGACACGGTCGTCTGCGCCCTGGCGCTCTGTGCCATCCCCGACCCGCGGGCGGCGATCGCCGAGGCCGGGCGGGTTCTGGCCCCGGGCGGCCGGCTGCTGCTCCTGGATCACATCGGCAGCAGTGTGCCGCCGCTCCGGGCCGCCCAATGGTTGTTCGAACAGATCACGATCCGGACCGCGGGGGAGCACATGACGCGCCGCCAGCTGCCCCTGGTCGAGGCAGCCGGCTTCACGATCGTCGAGGTGGAACGCCTGAAGGCGGGCACGATCGAGCGGATCCACGCTCGCAGCCGATGA
- a CDS encoding RidA family protein, translating into MRRINPEGVFAPPGISQVVTATGTMVFLSGQVAWGAQGDHAAQAGQIAENITIALSAVGATWDDVVKETIWVVDYRPELLPGIVGALRRGSPPASTLVAVPALFAPGYLIEVEIVAMI; encoded by the coding sequence ATGAGGAGGATCAACCCCGAGGGTGTGTTCGCGCCGCCCGGGATCAGCCAGGTCGTCACCGCCACCGGAACGATGGTGTTCCTCTCCGGCCAGGTCGCCTGGGGCGCTCAGGGGGATCACGCCGCGCAGGCCGGACAGATCGCCGAGAACATCACGATCGCGCTGTCCGCAGTCGGTGCGACCTGGGACGACGTGGTGAAGGAGACGATCTGGGTGGTCGACTACCGGCCGGAGCTGCTGCCCGGCATCGTCGGCGCTCTGCGGCGCGGCTCGCCTCCGGCCAGTACGCTCGTTGCCGTTCCCGCGCTGTTCGCCCCGGGGTACCTGATCGAGGTGGAGATCGTGGCGATGATCTGA
- a CDS encoding FAD-dependent monooxygenase yields the protein MQDVVVVGAGPTGLWLAGELRLGGASVTVVEARTERDPHSKALTVHPRTLEIFDCRGVLDRFLAEGGRIPRGHFGSLPDLLDFSVLDTPYPFTLALPQRRTEELLEERALAMGATIRRGVRVAGLTAEGIELEGGEVLAARYVAGCDGARSTIRQAAGIDFPGTATTTWGWLGDVTLDAPPATGTAMFSGAEGGLMVVPLPGGVHRLVGIDPGSHRPDWPGELGLDELRATVRRIAGTDYGMRDPRWLSRFGNATRQASAYRAGRVLLAGDAAHMHFPAGGVGMNVGIQDAHNLGWKLAAVVTGRADEALLDTYHEERHPVGAALLRDTRAQTALMASFTPETLALRTVLSGLIASTPDLSRQLAERLSGLDVAYAAGRRVPDRDGLFARLRTGEHVATAAGPVRPDGHPA from the coding sequence ATGCAGGACGTCGTGGTGGTGGGCGCCGGGCCCACCGGTCTGTGGCTGGCGGGTGAGCTGCGCCTGGGCGGTGCATCGGTGACCGTCGTCGAGGCTCGCACCGAGCGAGACCCTCACTCGAAGGCGCTCACCGTCCACCCCCGGACGCTGGAGATCTTCGACTGCCGTGGGGTGCTCGACCGGTTCCTCGCCGAGGGCGGGCGGATCCCGCGCGGGCACTTCGGCTCGCTGCCGGACCTGCTGGACTTCTCGGTGCTGGACACCCCGTACCCGTTCACGCTGGCGCTGCCGCAGCGCCGCACCGAGGAGCTTCTCGAGGAACGCGCGCTGGCCATGGGCGCGACGATCCGCCGGGGTGTGCGGGTCGCCGGACTGACGGCCGAGGGTATCGAGCTGGAGGGCGGCGAGGTGCTGGCGGCCCGGTACGTGGCCGGGTGCGACGGCGCCCGGAGCACGATCCGGCAGGCGGCCGGCATCGACTTCCCCGGCACCGCGACGACCACGTGGGGCTGGCTCGGCGACGTCACCCTCGACGCTCCACCGGCGACCGGGACGGCGATGTTCTCCGGCGCCGAGGGCGGCCTCATGGTGGTGCCGCTGCCCGGTGGCGTCCACCGGCTCGTCGGCATCGACCCGGGATCCCACCGCCCGGACTGGCCGGGGGAGCTCGGCCTCGACGAGCTGCGAGCGACGGTACGCAGGATCGCCGGCACCGACTACGGCATGCGCGACCCTCGCTGGCTGTCCCGGTTCGGCAACGCCACCCGGCAGGCTTCGGCGTACCGGGCCGGGCGGGTCCTGCTGGCCGGCGACGCCGCGCACATGCACTTCCCGGCCGGCGGCGTCGGCATGAACGTCGGCATCCAGGACGCGCACAACCTCGGCTGGAAGCTGGCCGCCGTCGTGACCGGGCGCGCGGACGAGGCGCTGCTCGACACGTACCACGAGGAACGCCACCCGGTCGGCGCCGCCCTGCTGCGCGACACCCGGGCGCAGACCGCGCTGATGGCCTCGTTCACCCCGGAGACGCTCGCGCTGCGGACCGTCCTCAGCGGCCTGATCGCGTCCACTCCGGACCTGTCCCGGCAGCTGGCCGAGCGGCTCTCCGGCCTCGACGTCGCCTATGCGGCCGGCCGGCGAGTTCCCGACCGTGACGGCCTCTTCGCCCGGCTGCGCACCGGTGAGCACGTCGCGACCGCGGCCGGCCCGGTCCGTCCGGACGGGCACCCGGCATGA
- a CDS encoding TetR/AcrR family transcriptional regulator C-terminal domain-containing protein, translated as MTKSQGDVVRVALEVLDEQGAAGVSMRAIAQRLGVRMNSVLWHVKSKSRLDELMADAIVAGVSLDGLPESWRERAAEIMRRYRRALLAHRDGAAVVAGTYASEPATLDTAEALVAALLDGGLPEREAAWTCWSLLYFVLGLTQEEQGDPHSLDVGGRAALTRVLPGLTDASFDERFEFGVGKLLA; from the coding sequence GTGACCAAGAGTCAAGGTGATGTGGTGCGGGTCGCGCTCGAAGTGCTCGACGAGCAGGGGGCGGCCGGCGTCTCGATGCGCGCCATCGCACAGCGTCTCGGCGTACGGATGAACTCGGTCCTCTGGCACGTCAAGAGCAAGAGTCGCCTCGACGAGCTGATGGCCGACGCCATCGTCGCGGGGGTGTCACTCGACGGGCTGCCGGAGTCGTGGCGGGAGCGGGCGGCCGAGATCATGCGGCGGTACCGCCGGGCGCTGCTCGCTCATCGCGACGGGGCGGCCGTGGTCGCGGGCACCTACGCCTCCGAGCCGGCGACGCTCGACACCGCGGAGGCGCTGGTCGCGGCACTGCTCGACGGCGGGCTGCCGGAGCGGGAGGCGGCGTGGACCTGCTGGAGCCTGCTCTACTTCGTGCTCGGGCTGACCCAGGAGGAGCAGGGCGATCCGCACAGCCTCGACGTGGGCGGACGCGCGGCGCTCACGCGGGTGCTGCCGGGGTTGACCGACGCGTCGTTCGACGAGCGGTTCGAGTTCGGGGTCGGGAAGCTTCTCGCCTAG